The Corallococcus silvisoli genome contains the following window.
GCCACCGCGCGCGATGACCTTCTCACAGCGGTAGCCCGGCACGTCGGGCACGAGGAGTGAAGCTTCGGACGGCGAGGCGGTGGGAGGCGAGGCGCCGGGCGGGCACGGCGCGTGAGAGCCTTCCCAACGTCGCCCGCATGTGAGGCAGCGCGGCACGGGTGCCACTCTATGCCAGCGTCCCGTCGATTTCCGAACCCCTGGCGGCACTCAAGTGGCGGACGCGTGAAGCATTCGTCAGAAGCCCTCCCGTGCCCGGAGGGCGTCCAGGCGCCGCGCCTGGGAAAACGCGCGACACCGGACACCCCAAGCGGCCAGAAAAGCAGCGGGTCGCCCGCGCACCGGCCGCGTCATTTCGCACCGCGTTGCGCCTTTCCTCTCCATGTCAGGATTGCCTGTTAGTCCAGCTCGACTGGAGGAGCGGGCATGGAAGGAGTTCAGGCTCCACGTGGCTGGGAGCGGCCACGGCAGGCGTGGCCGGGTCTGGTGCTCGTCGTGGGGCTCATGGGCTGCGCGGGAGGGCGTGCGGGAGCGTTGCCGGTGGGGCCTCAGGGTTGTGCGCGCTCCACCGGAGCCTCCCGGCGGAGCGCGCACGGAGGACCGCTACCGCTGGGGCACTTCAATCGCTCGCAGCAGTGAGCCGTCCTGACCGGGCACCCGCGCGCGCAGCAGCAGCGCGGCCCCTGGCTCCGCGGCCGTCAGCGCCCGCGCGGCCTCGGAGACGCCGGACACCTTCTGGTCGCCCACCTGCGTCAGCACCATCCCGGGCGCCAGTCCCGCGCGCTCGGCGGGGCTGCCGGACTCCACCGCGACCACCTGCGCGCCCGCGTTGCCGTCCTGCGCCTCCGACAGCCGCAGGCCCAGCCGCTTCGACAGGGGCGCGGGCGTCGCGTCCCGAGGCGTCATCTCCTCCTCGCCCCGCTGCGTCGGCCGGGTGCCCAGCTTCACCGGCACCTCCATCGCCTTGCCGCCGCGCACGAGGCTCACCTTCACCTCGCTGCCCGGCTTGAGCAGCGCCACCGCGCGGGTCAGCGAGCCGGCGGAGTCCACCGCGCGCTCGCCCACCGACGTGATGACGTCCTCCTCGCGCAGGCCCGCCTTGGCGCCCGGACCGCCCGCGCTCACGCCGGCCACCACCGCGCCCCTCGCCGCATCCACGCGCAGCGCGCGCGCCAGCTCGGGCGTGAGGTCCTGCACCGCCAACCCCACCCAGCCCCGGCGCACCACGCCTGTCTCCTGCAACTGCGGCAGGAGCGCCTGGATGAGGTTCGCCGGCACCGCGAAGCCAATGCCCGTCGCGCCGCCGATGATGGCCGTGTTCATGCCCACCACCTCGCCCTTCATGTTGAAGAGCGGGCCGCCGGAGTTGCCCGGGTTGATGGCCGCGTCCGTCTGCAGGAAGTCGTCATAGGGGCCCGCGTGGATGTCGCGCGCCCTGGCGGACAGGATGCCCGCGCTCACGCTCGACGCGAGCCCGAACGGATTGCCAATGGCCATCACCGGGTCGCCCACGCGCAGGCCGTCGGAGTCCCCCAGCTTCACGAAGGGCAGCTTGCCGGACACGCCCTTCAGCTGGATCAGCGCCACGTCCGTGAGCGCGTCGCGGCCCAGCACCTCCGCGTCGAACGAACGCCCGTCCTCCAACTTCACCCGCACGCTGTCCGCGCCCTCCACCACGTGGTTGTTGGTGAGCACCAGTCCGGCGGGATCAATGACGAAGCCCGACCCCAGGCCCTGCTTCGCGGGCGCGCCGCCCTCGCCGAAGGGGTTCTGTCCGCCCTGCATGCCGAAGCGCTCGGCGAGCCCGGGAGGAAGGCCTTGCATCATCCCGCCCATCGCGGGCCGTGCGCGGGCCTGCACCTCCACGTTCACCACCGCGCCCTTCACGGTGTCCACGAGCGGTGCCAGGGATGTGAGCGCGCCGGGTGCGGAGAGCGCGGGCGAATAGACCGCGGGCTCCACCTTCGCGCCCGAGGGCGTGGTGGCCGTCTTCAGCGACAGCGTGGGACGGTCTGGAGGGGCCACGTCCGGCGACGGCTTGCACGCTCCCAGCGCGACCAGGGGCGTGAGCATCAGTGCGCGGGCAAGGCGGCGGCGGGACGGAAGGGTGCGGACCATCGTGCGTTCTCCTTGAGGTGGCGGCCGGAAGCGACCTTCCGGGCGGAGGGGAAAGAGTCGAACCGGATGCGGTGGGCACCCTGGGAAGGAGGCAGCGGTCCCGTTCCACCAGCGACACCGGGAGCCACCAGTGGCCCAGCTGCCTGAAGGGAGCTCTGAAGAGGAAGCCCCGCATCCGGTCCGACGCCGGGACCTCAATGCAGTCCGTGGGCCAAGTCCCCCATCACCCCGTTCCAGAGGGGAGTCGTGTCCCAAACGCCCCCGGGAGGCGGGGCAAAGTGCCCCAACCGGGGCATTTCGCCCGGGGACAGGCTGCCCCACGCCCCATCCCCCTGGCTCCCCGGGACCCCCGGGCCGCGTGCATGGCACGGCGGATGCTCTTGCAGCGGCCTGTCCCACCGCCGCGACACCGCCGTGTCGGGGAAGGCCCTCGCGTCGCGCGGGGTCCTCCGTGCGAGGCGTCAGGCGCACCTTCAACCCTCCAGGAGCCCACTCCCCCATGGTGCACGAGCAGACGGAAGGGGTCGCGCGCGGCGCGGCCTGGGAAGACCCCACCTCGGAGCCCGCGAGGGTCCCGCGCATCCTGGTCGCGGATGATCAGTCGGAGATGCGCACGCTCATCCGCAAGATGCTCATGCGGCGCGGCTATGAGGTGGTGGAGGCGTCGGACGGGCCGGACCTGGTGCGTGTCCTCATCGAGGGGCTGACCGCGGATGAGTCGCGCGCGCCCGACCTCATCATCACGGATGTGCGCATGCCGGGCTTCACCGGCCTGGAGGTGCTCGCCCGCCTGCGGCGCGAGCAGTGGACCACGCCCGTCATCCTCATCACCGCCTTCGGCGACGCGCAGCTGCACCGCGAGGCGTTGCGCCTGGGGGCCACCTGCGTGCTCAACAAGCCGTTCGACATGGACGAGCTGCGAGGCGCGGTGGAGGTGGCGCTCACGATGACGCGCGGCTGAAAGGCCCGCGCGGGGCGTGGGCGCGGTAAGGTGGCCGCCGCTCGCGACGAAGTCGCCTGCTTGCAAGGAAGCCCATGCGCCGCATCCCCTGGTTCCTGCCGTGGTCCCTGCTGTGCCTGGGGTGTGCGCCCACGCAGCGACAGACGCCGGACGCGGGCGTCACCGACAGCACGCCGCGCAAGCTGGTGGCGCGCATCGTCCACACGTATCCGCACGACCCCACGGCCTTCACGCAGGGGCTCCAGTTCCACCAGGGCCAGCTCTACGAGAGCACA
Protein-coding sequences here:
- a CDS encoding response regulator, with translation MVHEQTEGVARGAAWEDPTSEPARVPRILVADDQSEMRTLIRKMLMRRGYEVVEASDGPDLVRVLIEGLTADESRAPDLIITDVRMPGFTGLEVLARLRREQWTTPVILITAFGDAQLHREALRLGATCVLNKPFDMDELRGAVEVALTMTRG
- a CDS encoding Do family serine endopeptidase → MVRTLPSRRRLARALMLTPLVALGACKPSPDVAPPDRPTLSLKTATTPSGAKVEPAVYSPALSAPGALTSLAPLVDTVKGAVVNVEVQARARPAMGGMMQGLPPGLAERFGMQGGQNPFGEGGAPAKQGLGSGFVIDPAGLVLTNNHVVEGADSVRVKLEDGRSFDAEVLGRDALTDVALIQLKGVSGKLPFVKLGDSDGLRVGDPVMAIGNPFGLASSVSAGILSARARDIHAGPYDDFLQTDAAINPGNSGGPLFNMKGEVVGMNTAIIGGATGIGFAVPANLIQALLPQLQETGVVRRGWVGLAVQDLTPELARALRVDAARGAVVAGVSAGGPGAKAGLREEDVITSVGERAVDSAGSLTRAVALLKPGSEVKVSLVRGGKAMEVPVKLGTRPTQRGEEEMTPRDATPAPLSKRLGLRLSEAQDGNAGAQVVAVESGSPAERAGLAPGMVLTQVGDQKVSGVSEAARALTAAEPGAALLLRARVPGQDGSLLRAIEVPQR